In one Alnus glutinosa chromosome 14, dhAlnGlut1.1, whole genome shotgun sequence genomic region, the following are encoded:
- the LOC133857032 gene encoding uncharacterized protein LOC133857032 isoform X1 gives MHTRKSLQGISMENKILTSHSGTSESSRKRKLIAVNKQDTISASDHEYSSPKEASLRHETGLLSGRNVGENSFELFSNQSPPFIEPTIFRHRSDKGQFDGENNLPETKQTCIGYFCKAGAEKISNSSPSVLLQSFHHRGSPPSKKENDRGHAGGNIQILKQVEGAAVENFKCSFLEETGPKNGDCPPTVDIRNDLSHGSFKSYKKSKSLVRKEAPTVAKKLWEGSLQLNSSVTVLAVAFFKSGEKMPNIKWSESIEVKGKVRFEAFEKYIQDLPRSRNRGLMDQISGNPRVLCKLDIDKAYDHVISLCWKEGSSESGLAGMKKVAKGYKDGERVGFAPLSPGMDLYICPRSETIITILAKHGFFKGMAAVEDNQDSLIGCVVWRRNRANSNTVVKKPERKNCSFTEQPVNSPPDASTLRVVEDSMSHAQPAEESIPVASGTDYATLESTENYSIETKNVEPSNVQLELHNQSAIIKPLVAPSVPRNSLSVLVEIKTSCSNRASHHQDSLGQSLEVEAPLMHNSGREKAKPSLELHRPVLSLPSEVINKVASLHDDDDLPEFDFGISPVISQTLTSNPLDAVITNMKLPSGGPWKMDGSLPTMEPTLQSLIFHQRRLENSNLAKLPVGAIQKKTPLENFVDHGKIFGFPIWEEKHTAQNIAVSTRRGRTAVPFSSSRFGEDEDDMPEWCPPEVELHKQTIPETNQSSPYSTFEVSPGPTTLLPSPSLVAIHPPFSALAFPRAYNCHNTVSARSTQPRPANGYMPRDPSSFMRLNSETLLRPTSNTFDVKFPVHPASWRGWRS, from the exons ATGCATACACGGAAAAGTCTTCAGGGCATTTCTATGGAGAACAAGATACTGACATCTCACTCAGGAACTTCTGAGTCATCAAGAAAGAGGAAGTTAATAGCTGTAAATAAGCAGGACACAATTTCTGCATCAGATCATGAATATAGCTCTCCTAAAGAGGCAAGCCTGCGACATGAAACTGGTTTACTGTCTGGGAGAAATGTAGGAGAAAATTCTTTTGAATTGTTTTCAAATCAAAGCCCTCCATTTATAGAACCAACTATCTTCCGGCATCGATCTGATAAAGGTCAATTTGATGGTGAGAATAATCTCCCAGAAACTAAACAAACTTGTATTGGATATTTCTGCAAAGCTGGGGCTGAGAAAATAAGCAATTCATCTCCAAGTGTGTTGCTTCAGTCTTTTCATCATAGAGGATCACCaccaagcaaaaaagaaaatgatagagGTCATGCAGGTGGCAATATCCAAATACTGAAGCAAGTAGAAGGAGCAGCTGTTGAGAATTTTAAGTGTTCCTTCTTGGAAGAAACTGGTCCTAAAAATGGTGATTGTCCTCCTACCGTGGATATTAGGAATGATCTAAGTCATGGTTCTTTTAAGTCctataaaaaaagtaaatcaCTTGTCAGAAAAGAAGCTCCCACAGTCGCCAAGAAGCTCTGGGAGGGGTCCCTTCAGTTGAATTCTTCTGTAACTGTGTTAGCAGTTGCCTTCTTTAAGAG CGGTGAGAAGATGCCTAATATCAAGTGGTCTGAATCTATAGAAGTCAAAGGGAAAGTGAGGTTTGAggcttttgaaaaatatattcaagaTCTTCCTCGTTCACGCAACCGAGGGTTGATG GATCAAATCTCTGGGAATCCAAGGGTGCTATGCAAATTGGATATTGacaaggcttatgatcat GTAATCTCGCTTTGCTGGAAAGAGGGGTCTTCTGAAAGTGGACTGGCAGGCATGAAAAAG GTTGCAAAAGGGTACAAAGATGGGGAGAGGGTTGGGTTTGCACCACTCTCTCCTGGTATGGATCTTTATATATGTCCTCGCAGCGAGACCATAATCACTATACTTGCTAAACATGGGTTCTTCAAGGGCATGGCTGCTGTTGAAGACAACCAAGATTCCTTGATTGGTTGTGTTGTGTGGCGAAGGAACCGAGCAAATTCCAATACTGTTGTAAAGAAACCTGAGAGAAAGAATTGTTCCTTTACGGAGCAGCCTGTTAACTCCCCTCCTGATGCATCTACCCTAAGAGTTGTGGAAGATAGTATGTCTCATGCACAACCGGCTGAGGAATCCATCCCAGTTGCATCAGGAACAGATTATGCAACTCTTGAGAGTACAGAAAATTATAGCATTGAGACCAAGAATGTTGAGCCCAGTAACGTCCAACTTGAGTTGCATAATCAGTCGGCCATCATTAAACCCTTGGTAGCACCTTCAGTCCCAAGAAATTCTCTATCTGTTTTAGTTGAAATAAAAACATCATGTTCTAACCGTGCCTCTCATCATCAGGATTCTTTGGGACAGTCGTTGGAAGTTGAAGCTCCTCTGATGCACAATTCAGGACGAGAGAAAGCTAAACCCAGTTTGGAACTTCATAGACCTGTCTTGTCTCTCCCATCTGAAGTCATAAACAAAGTTGCATCTCTGCATGATGATGACGATCTTCCTGAATTTGACTTTGGGATTTCACCTGTTATTTCTCAGACTCTAACAAGCAACCCTCTAGATGCTGTGATAACTAACATGAAACTTCCATCTGGAGGACCTTGGAAAATGGATGGTTCCCTGCCAACAATGGAACCAACTCTACAGTCACTAATTTTCCATCAGAGAAGATTGGAAAATTCAAATCTTGCGAAGCTTCCAGTAGGTGCCATTCAGAAGAAGACTCCACTAGAGAATTTTGTTGACCATGGAAAGATCTTTGGATTTCCCATTTGGGAAGAAAAACACACTGCCCAAAACATAGCTGTCAGCACAAGACGTGGCCGCACTGCTGTTCCGTTTTCAAGTAGTCGTTTTGGAGAAGACGAGGATGACATGCCTGAGTGGTGCCCACCAGAGGTTGAGCTTCACAAACAAACGATTCCAGAGACAAATCAATCATCACCATACTCAACGTTTGAAGTTTCTCCTGGTCCTACAACTCTGCTCCCTTCTCCATCTCTGGTTGCTATCCATCCACCATTTTCTGCCCTTGCATTCCCTCGTGCATATAATTGCCACAATACAGTCAGTGCAAGATCTACGCAGCCAAGACCAGCTAACGGATATATGCCAAGGGATCCAAGTTCTTTCATGAGATTGAATTCTGAGACACTACTGAGACCAACATCAAACACATTTGATGTAAAATTTCCTGTCCATCCTGCCAGTTGGAGAGGCTGGAGATCATGA
- the LOC133857032 gene encoding uncharacterized protein LOC133857032 isoform X3, translated as MHTRKSLQGISMENKILTSHSGTSESSRKRKLIAVNKQDTISASDHEYSSPKEASLRHETGLLSGRNVGENSFELFSNQSPPFIEPTIFRHRSDKGQFDGENNLPETKQTCIGYFCKAGAEKISNSSPSVLLQSFHHRGSPPSKKENDRGHAGGNIQILKQVEGAAVENFKCSFLEETGPKNGDCPPTVDIRNDLSHGSFKSYKKSKSLVRKEAPTVAKKLWEGSLQLNSSVTVLAVAFFKSGEKMPNIKWSESIEVKGKVRFEAFEKYIQDLPRSRNRGLMDQISGNPRVLCKLDIDKAYDHVISLCWKEGSSESGLAGMKKVAKGYKDGERVGFAPLSPGMDLYICPRSETIITILAKHGFFKGMAAVEDNQDSLIGCVVWRRNRANSNTVVKKPERKNCSFTEQPVNSPPDASTLRVVEDSMSHAQPAEESIPVASGTDYATLESTENYSIETKNVEPSNVQLELHNQSAIIKPLDSLGQSLEVEAPLMHNSGREKAKPSLELHRPVLSLPSEVINKVASLHDDDDLPEFDFGISPVISQTLTSNPLDAVITNMKLPSGGPWKMDGSLPTMEPTLQSLIFHQRRLENSNLAKLPVGAIQKKTPLENFVDHGKIFGFPIWEEKHTAQNIAVSTRRGRTAVPFSSSRFGEDEDDMPEWCPPEVELHKQTIPETNQSSPYSTFEVSPGPTTLLPSPSLVAIHPPFSALAFPRAYNCHNTVSARSTQPRPANGYMPRDPSSFMRLNSETLLRPTSNTFDVKFPVHPASWRGWRS; from the exons ATGCATACACGGAAAAGTCTTCAGGGCATTTCTATGGAGAACAAGATACTGACATCTCACTCAGGAACTTCTGAGTCATCAAGAAAGAGGAAGTTAATAGCTGTAAATAAGCAGGACACAATTTCTGCATCAGATCATGAATATAGCTCTCCTAAAGAGGCAAGCCTGCGACATGAAACTGGTTTACTGTCTGGGAGAAATGTAGGAGAAAATTCTTTTGAATTGTTTTCAAATCAAAGCCCTCCATTTATAGAACCAACTATCTTCCGGCATCGATCTGATAAAGGTCAATTTGATGGTGAGAATAATCTCCCAGAAACTAAACAAACTTGTATTGGATATTTCTGCAAAGCTGGGGCTGAGAAAATAAGCAATTCATCTCCAAGTGTGTTGCTTCAGTCTTTTCATCATAGAGGATCACCaccaagcaaaaaagaaaatgatagagGTCATGCAGGTGGCAATATCCAAATACTGAAGCAAGTAGAAGGAGCAGCTGTTGAGAATTTTAAGTGTTCCTTCTTGGAAGAAACTGGTCCTAAAAATGGTGATTGTCCTCCTACCGTGGATATTAGGAATGATCTAAGTCATGGTTCTTTTAAGTCctataaaaaaagtaaatcaCTTGTCAGAAAAGAAGCTCCCACAGTCGCCAAGAAGCTCTGGGAGGGGTCCCTTCAGTTGAATTCTTCTGTAACTGTGTTAGCAGTTGCCTTCTTTAAGAG CGGTGAGAAGATGCCTAATATCAAGTGGTCTGAATCTATAGAAGTCAAAGGGAAAGTGAGGTTTGAggcttttgaaaaatatattcaagaTCTTCCTCGTTCACGCAACCGAGGGTTGATG GATCAAATCTCTGGGAATCCAAGGGTGCTATGCAAATTGGATATTGacaaggcttatgatcat GTAATCTCGCTTTGCTGGAAAGAGGGGTCTTCTGAAAGTGGACTGGCAGGCATGAAAAAG GTTGCAAAAGGGTACAAAGATGGGGAGAGGGTTGGGTTTGCACCACTCTCTCCTGGTATGGATCTTTATATATGTCCTCGCAGCGAGACCATAATCACTATACTTGCTAAACATGGGTTCTTCAAGGGCATGGCTGCTGTTGAAGACAACCAAGATTCCTTGATTGGTTGTGTTGTGTGGCGAAGGAACCGAGCAAATTCCAATACTGTTGTAAAGAAACCTGAGAGAAAGAATTGTTCCTTTACGGAGCAGCCTGTTAACTCCCCTCCTGATGCATCTACCCTAAGAGTTGTGGAAGATAGTATGTCTCATGCACAACCGGCTGAGGAATCCATCCCAGTTGCATCAGGAACAGATTATGCAACTCTTGAGAGTACAGAAAATTATAGCATTGAGACCAAGAATGTTGAGCCCAGTAACGTCCAACTTGAGTTGCATAATCAGTCGGCCATCATTAAACCCTTG GATTCTTTGGGACAGTCGTTGGAAGTTGAAGCTCCTCTGATGCACAATTCAGGACGAGAGAAAGCTAAACCCAGTTTGGAACTTCATAGACCTGTCTTGTCTCTCCCATCTGAAGTCATAAACAAAGTTGCATCTCTGCATGATGATGACGATCTTCCTGAATTTGACTTTGGGATTTCACCTGTTATTTCTCAGACTCTAACAAGCAACCCTCTAGATGCTGTGATAACTAACATGAAACTTCCATCTGGAGGACCTTGGAAAATGGATGGTTCCCTGCCAACAATGGAACCAACTCTACAGTCACTAATTTTCCATCAGAGAAGATTGGAAAATTCAAATCTTGCGAAGCTTCCAGTAGGTGCCATTCAGAAGAAGACTCCACTAGAGAATTTTGTTGACCATGGAAAGATCTTTGGATTTCCCATTTGGGAAGAAAAACACACTGCCCAAAACATAGCTGTCAGCACAAGACGTGGCCGCACTGCTGTTCCGTTTTCAAGTAGTCGTTTTGGAGAAGACGAGGATGACATGCCTGAGTGGTGCCCACCAGAGGTTGAGCTTCACAAACAAACGATTCCAGAGACAAATCAATCATCACCATACTCAACGTTTGAAGTTTCTCCTGGTCCTACAACTCTGCTCCCTTCTCCATCTCTGGTTGCTATCCATCCACCATTTTCTGCCCTTGCATTCCCTCGTGCATATAATTGCCACAATACAGTCAGTGCAAGATCTACGCAGCCAAGACCAGCTAACGGATATATGCCAAGGGATCCAAGTTCTTTCATGAGATTGAATTCTGAGACACTACTGAGACCAACATCAAACACATTTGATGTAAAATTTCCTGTCCATCCTGCCAGTTGGAGAGGCTGGAGATCATGA
- the LOC133857032 gene encoding uncharacterized protein LOC133857032 isoform X2 → MHTRKSLQGISMENKILTSHSGTSESSRKRKLIAVNKQDTISASDHEYSSPKEASLRHETGLLSGRNVGENSFELFSNQSPPFIEPTIFRHRSDKGQFDGENNLPETKQTCIGYFCKAGAEKISNSSPSVLLQSFHHRGSPPSKKENDRGHAGGNIQILKQVEGAAVENFKCSFLEETGPKNGDCPPTVDIRNDLSHGSFKSYKKSKSLVRKEAPTVAKKLWEGSLQLNSSVTVLAVAFFKSGEKMPNIKWSESIEVKGKVRFEAFEKYIQDLPRSRNRGLMVISLCWKEGSSESGLAGMKKVAKGYKDGERVGFAPLSPGMDLYICPRSETIITILAKHGFFKGMAAVEDNQDSLIGCVVWRRNRANSNTVVKKPERKNCSFTEQPVNSPPDASTLRVVEDSMSHAQPAEESIPVASGTDYATLESTENYSIETKNVEPSNVQLELHNQSAIIKPLVAPSVPRNSLSVLVEIKTSCSNRASHHQDSLGQSLEVEAPLMHNSGREKAKPSLELHRPVLSLPSEVINKVASLHDDDDLPEFDFGISPVISQTLTSNPLDAVITNMKLPSGGPWKMDGSLPTMEPTLQSLIFHQRRLENSNLAKLPVGAIQKKTPLENFVDHGKIFGFPIWEEKHTAQNIAVSTRRGRTAVPFSSSRFGEDEDDMPEWCPPEVELHKQTIPETNQSSPYSTFEVSPGPTTLLPSPSLVAIHPPFSALAFPRAYNCHNTVSARSTQPRPANGYMPRDPSSFMRLNSETLLRPTSNTFDVKFPVHPASWRGWRS, encoded by the exons ATGCATACACGGAAAAGTCTTCAGGGCATTTCTATGGAGAACAAGATACTGACATCTCACTCAGGAACTTCTGAGTCATCAAGAAAGAGGAAGTTAATAGCTGTAAATAAGCAGGACACAATTTCTGCATCAGATCATGAATATAGCTCTCCTAAAGAGGCAAGCCTGCGACATGAAACTGGTTTACTGTCTGGGAGAAATGTAGGAGAAAATTCTTTTGAATTGTTTTCAAATCAAAGCCCTCCATTTATAGAACCAACTATCTTCCGGCATCGATCTGATAAAGGTCAATTTGATGGTGAGAATAATCTCCCAGAAACTAAACAAACTTGTATTGGATATTTCTGCAAAGCTGGGGCTGAGAAAATAAGCAATTCATCTCCAAGTGTGTTGCTTCAGTCTTTTCATCATAGAGGATCACCaccaagcaaaaaagaaaatgatagagGTCATGCAGGTGGCAATATCCAAATACTGAAGCAAGTAGAAGGAGCAGCTGTTGAGAATTTTAAGTGTTCCTTCTTGGAAGAAACTGGTCCTAAAAATGGTGATTGTCCTCCTACCGTGGATATTAGGAATGATCTAAGTCATGGTTCTTTTAAGTCctataaaaaaagtaaatcaCTTGTCAGAAAAGAAGCTCCCACAGTCGCCAAGAAGCTCTGGGAGGGGTCCCTTCAGTTGAATTCTTCTGTAACTGTGTTAGCAGTTGCCTTCTTTAAGAG CGGTGAGAAGATGCCTAATATCAAGTGGTCTGAATCTATAGAAGTCAAAGGGAAAGTGAGGTTTGAggcttttgaaaaatatattcaagaTCTTCCTCGTTCACGCAACCGAGGGTTGATG GTAATCTCGCTTTGCTGGAAAGAGGGGTCTTCTGAAAGTGGACTGGCAGGCATGAAAAAG GTTGCAAAAGGGTACAAAGATGGGGAGAGGGTTGGGTTTGCACCACTCTCTCCTGGTATGGATCTTTATATATGTCCTCGCAGCGAGACCATAATCACTATACTTGCTAAACATGGGTTCTTCAAGGGCATGGCTGCTGTTGAAGACAACCAAGATTCCTTGATTGGTTGTGTTGTGTGGCGAAGGAACCGAGCAAATTCCAATACTGTTGTAAAGAAACCTGAGAGAAAGAATTGTTCCTTTACGGAGCAGCCTGTTAACTCCCCTCCTGATGCATCTACCCTAAGAGTTGTGGAAGATAGTATGTCTCATGCACAACCGGCTGAGGAATCCATCCCAGTTGCATCAGGAACAGATTATGCAACTCTTGAGAGTACAGAAAATTATAGCATTGAGACCAAGAATGTTGAGCCCAGTAACGTCCAACTTGAGTTGCATAATCAGTCGGCCATCATTAAACCCTTGGTAGCACCTTCAGTCCCAAGAAATTCTCTATCTGTTTTAGTTGAAATAAAAACATCATGTTCTAACCGTGCCTCTCATCATCAGGATTCTTTGGGACAGTCGTTGGAAGTTGAAGCTCCTCTGATGCACAATTCAGGACGAGAGAAAGCTAAACCCAGTTTGGAACTTCATAGACCTGTCTTGTCTCTCCCATCTGAAGTCATAAACAAAGTTGCATCTCTGCATGATGATGACGATCTTCCTGAATTTGACTTTGGGATTTCACCTGTTATTTCTCAGACTCTAACAAGCAACCCTCTAGATGCTGTGATAACTAACATGAAACTTCCATCTGGAGGACCTTGGAAAATGGATGGTTCCCTGCCAACAATGGAACCAACTCTACAGTCACTAATTTTCCATCAGAGAAGATTGGAAAATTCAAATCTTGCGAAGCTTCCAGTAGGTGCCATTCAGAAGAAGACTCCACTAGAGAATTTTGTTGACCATGGAAAGATCTTTGGATTTCCCATTTGGGAAGAAAAACACACTGCCCAAAACATAGCTGTCAGCACAAGACGTGGCCGCACTGCTGTTCCGTTTTCAAGTAGTCGTTTTGGAGAAGACGAGGATGACATGCCTGAGTGGTGCCCACCAGAGGTTGAGCTTCACAAACAAACGATTCCAGAGACAAATCAATCATCACCATACTCAACGTTTGAAGTTTCTCCTGGTCCTACAACTCTGCTCCCTTCTCCATCTCTGGTTGCTATCCATCCACCATTTTCTGCCCTTGCATTCCCTCGTGCATATAATTGCCACAATACAGTCAGTGCAAGATCTACGCAGCCAAGACCAGCTAACGGATATATGCCAAGGGATCCAAGTTCTTTCATGAGATTGAATTCTGAGACACTACTGAGACCAACATCAAACACATTTGATGTAAAATTTCCTGTCCATCCTGCCAGTTGGAGAGGCTGGAGATCATGA